One Gardnerella vaginalis genomic window, GATCCTGGCTTTAATGCAACGAATCCAACACCTACAACGCATGTTAGAGCCGCAATAATTCCTAAAAGCGTTGGCTTTTTTCTAATAATTATCCAAGCAGAAAATGGCGCTATAACACAGTATGCGGCTGTAAGAAATGCGCTTCTACCTGGATCAATCCACCTTAATCCTTCTGTTTGCGTAACTAAAGATGCGTAGTATGTAACGCCTGTTAAAAGCGAAGGAATTATCAGCTTTTTAGTAAAATTTTTGCGGATTGTTTTAAAGAAGACTACGCCCATTATTATGCACGCTCCAAGCATGCGAACTCCCATAAGCCATTGAGGTGGGAATACCTCTAGAGCGTATTTAGATGAGACGTAGCTTCCGCCCCAAATTGCGGCGCATAGAAGCAACATGATTCGCGCGAAGTTTACGTTAATTCGATTGTTCTGCCTCGGTTGAACCGCGCTATTTATTTCACTCATGTCACTCCCCTCATTTTCTTGCAAATCACAAGTCTATAACATTAAATTTTTCTTTAAGTCAGCTAAATTGCTTTATAAACTTTATAGAATAGCCACAAAAACAAGAAAAGTACAACCCATCGGCGTTCCTTCGGAAAATTTCCTAATTGACAACTGAATTGATTGTACACACTGCGACTTTACCTTAATATTTACAATTCATGATTTACAACCAAAAATTTACCAACACACAATTTATCATGATTTATGTAGTGCGTTTGCTCTACGCACGCCCGAGTTTGTTTCTCTTTTCCCGCGTTTGTTCCCATATCAACCCATTTGGTAAACAAAAGCAAGAACTCTTTCCCGCGTTTGTTCCCAACTTTGGCATTTCGGTAAACAAAAGCAGGAACACTTTCCCGCGTTTGTTCCCAACTTTGGCATTTCGGTAAACAAAAGCAAGAGCAACGACCTGCCTTTTCGCTTAAAGCGTAGCGCGCGAGCGATTTACCGACTTTGTAGCTCTAACGATATTCGGCAATTAGTGATTTAAGTCACAAGTTTAGGCATTTTTGCAAAAACACATCGAATTTTAAGCCTTTATATGCACGATTGCGCGTAATCTTGAAAGTGATTTAAACATAATCGCATGATTGCGCGATTGCACAATAATCAGTTGAAGAAAGGACTCAACATGGCAGCTCTTAGTGAAGATATGAAGACTTTTATCGAGAACAATTTGGCTTGGATTGCAACGATTAGCAAAGATGGCGAGCTTGATCTTGGACCAAAAATGTCAATGTTTGTACTCGACGACAATCACCTTGCCTATCATGAGCGCACTGCAGGTCAGCATTTTAAGAACTTGCAAGACGGCAGCCAGCTTGTTGTTGCCGTTGCAAATTTGGCTGAAAAGAAGGGATATCGCTTCCGCGGAACCGTTACTCTTCACACAGATGACGCGATTTACGAAGAGCAGGTGCGCGTTGCAGAAGAAAAAGGCACGAAGAAGCCTGCTGCTGTTCCTGTTATGGAGATTACTGAGATTCAGGATTTGACTTCTGGAGCTAATGCTGGAAAGACAATTGCTAAAGATTAATCAAAATACTAATTTTTAGCAAAAATCTAACAAAACGCCGAATTTTTAGGTCTCTAATACGAGGCATACAATAGCGAGTGGCGTTCGTCCTCAATGGCGAAGATGAACACCACTCAATTTTTACTTTATAATTTTTTATTTGATGATTTTATTTGATTATTTGATTGTCACTAATTTACTTGCTTTCTTTACGCAATGCTTGCAATCTAGAGTTCATTTCTTCCGCTTTCTTCTTCTCGAAGTAATAGATTATTCCAGCAATTGCAATCGGGAAAATAACAGTGAATGCAATCCATCCGCAAATAACCGCTGGCTCATCTTTGAATGAAATCCATCCAACAATCACAGACACAATAAATTGAATAGCAATTGGTGGAACTAGCGCAAAAACAAACTTTGCAAGATTTGACATACGTTCATTCGACCAAAAAATAGCGAACACTCCATAGCCTATGCCTATAACAAACGCTGCTACAGCATAAGATGCGATTCTGTTTCCAACCGCGCTATGCGCTAACAGGCTTGAAATAAAAGACATTACTGTAAAAATAGTGCATCCTATGCCAATGCCATTAACAATGTTTTTTACCATTGTTTTACCTAATGTTGTAACTTGCTTTTCCATAATAATCGCTTCCTTTTTAAGTATTAAAATCTAGTAATAAATAATTAGTATTAAAATTTTGATAGTTTTATATTTAACTACGCTTAAAATTACATTCCTAAGCGCTTTTTGAACCCAGCTAAGCATCTGCGACTAATCCACTCAACGCTTCCGTCGTCCATTTTTACGCTCATACTTCCGCCGAATCCTGGATCGACTCGAACAATGCGATTCAAGTTCACGATTGCGGATTTAGATATGCGCACAAACGACGCGAATTGCGGATTGTCGAAATCCATTAAGCGCTTGTAAGACACGCACTCGCCTTTATCACTGTGAATGATTACGCGCGAATTTTCTACGCAAATCATAATCACATCTGGCTCGTGCATAACAATAATCGAATCGTTAATATAACCGTATATGAATGAATTATTGTTGCTATTTGCCGCATTCGCAGTACTATTTTCGACAATCTCAGTATTATTTTCAGCGTTGCTTGCTTTTGCAGACTTAGAATCAACGCTTTG contains:
- a CDS encoding pyridoxamine 5'-phosphate oxidase family protein; the encoded protein is MAALSEDMKTFIENNLAWIATISKDGELDLGPKMSMFVLDDNHLAYHERTAGQHFKNLQDGSQLVVAVANLAEKKGYRFRGTVTLHTDDAIYEEQVRVAEEKGTKKPAAVPVMEITEIQDLTSGANAGKTIAKD
- a CDS encoding LytTR family DNA-binding domain-containing protein; the protein is MKVTIAIVPPEEEQSAQLSIHNIDDDIKRLIAQLQSVDSKSAKASNAENNTEIVENSTANAANSNNNSFIYGYINDSIIVMHEPDVIMICVENSRVIIHSDKGECVSYKRLMDFDNPQFASFVRISKSAIVNLNRIVRVDPGFGGSMSVKMDDGSVEWISRRCLAGFKKRLGM
- a CDS encoding DUF3021 family protein — encoded protein: MEKQVTTLGKTMVKNIVNGIGIGCTIFTVMSFISSLLAHSAVGNRIASYAVAAFVIGIGYGVFAIFWSNERMSNLAKFVFALVPPIAIQFIVSVIVGWISFKDEPAVICGWIAFTVIFPIAIAGIIYYFEKKKAEEMNSRLQALRKESK